In Arthrobacter sp. CDRTa11, one DNA window encodes the following:
- a CDS encoding DUF3188 domain-containing protein: MLKEFWATSPTSYKVLVMTAIGFLAVGLILNIAGNTSENPGMVTASLPVIGLGLVLHLVGVGYRSREIRKGYKR, encoded by the coding sequence GTGCTGAAAGAATTCTGGGCCACGTCGCCCACATCCTACAAAGTCCTGGTGATGACGGCCATCGGCTTCCTCGCCGTCGGACTTATCCTCAATATCGCAGGCAACACCTCCGAGAACCCGGGCATGGTGACGGCATCGCTTCCGGTGATTGGCCTGGGTCTGGTCCTGCACCTGGTGGGCGTCGGTTACCGCTCGCGCGAAATCCGGAAAGGCTACAAGCGGTAG
- a CDS encoding DUF2797 domain-containing protein — MTDPRYLVHGVFWDGPPAAAPGHDGGGPVLRLQSPSGTMQAVSLQPGTPLGFRLAAGSRFCLGHHKVYSASERQHVLCPAQAPASKGKQCERCFVLDDSRLIHDFHRGGRVPEGLRTYLMQQHWLYVATFAGGASKVGTASNLRKWNRLAEQGAVVARYVARAQDGSLVRILEDMVTRETGLAQQVRSAAKAEALAEPLPAARVDSINQGAAASVRAVLSQAAVDGFDVVDELWVRPAQAAALCGPAARHAYPHPLDSGQHGFRVAALCGPHALASLQGTDAQFVVNLAQLTARAIVLGDFASEVPAVQEALF, encoded by the coding sequence GTGACAGATCCCCGCTATCTGGTCCACGGGGTCTTTTGGGATGGTCCCCCCGCTGCTGCCCCCGGGCACGACGGCGGCGGCCCGGTTTTGCGCCTGCAGTCACCTTCCGGGACCATGCAGGCAGTCAGCCTCCAGCCTGGTACGCCCCTTGGGTTCCGGCTGGCGGCCGGCAGCAGGTTCTGCCTCGGCCACCATAAGGTTTATTCGGCGTCGGAACGGCAGCACGTCCTATGCCCGGCCCAGGCTCCGGCATCCAAAGGCAAGCAGTGTGAGCGCTGTTTTGTGCTGGATGATTCCCGGCTTATCCACGATTTCCACCGGGGCGGACGAGTCCCTGAGGGGCTGCGGACCTACCTGATGCAGCAACACTGGCTATATGTGGCCACGTTCGCCGGCGGCGCGAGCAAGGTGGGCACTGCGTCCAACCTCCGGAAATGGAACCGGCTGGCCGAACAGGGAGCCGTGGTGGCCCGGTATGTGGCCAGGGCCCAGGACGGCAGCCTGGTGCGGATCCTGGAGGACATGGTCACCAGGGAAACAGGGCTGGCCCAGCAGGTCCGGTCGGCCGCCAAGGCCGAAGCCCTGGCCGAGCCCCTCCCGGCAGCCAGGGTGGACTCCATCAACCAGGGCGCCGCCGCCAGCGTACGTGCGGTGCTGTCGCAGGCCGCCGTCGACGGTTTTGACGTGGTGGATGAGCTGTGGGTCCGGCCTGCCCAGGCCGCAGCGCTATGCGGCCCGGCAGCCCGGCACGCGTACCCCCACCCGTTGGACTCCGGGCAGCACGGGTTCCGCGTGGCAGCGCTCTGCGGTCCCCACGCGCTGGCCTCGCTGCAGGGTACAGACGCCCAGTTTGTGGTCAACCTTGCCCAGCTCACCGCGCGGGCCATTGTCCTGGGTGACTTTGCCTCTGAAGTGCCTGCAGTGCAGGAAGCCCTGTTCTAA
- a CDS encoding HpcH/HpaI aldolase/citrate lyase family protein encodes MTSTTATEILRPERHIPAEIARSWLLVNAMKTELFDQSAVSRADSIILDIEDAVDPSQKDHARGNVVDWLSAGGKAWVRINDATSRFWADDLAGLRGTPGLLGVMLAKTESADQVTESYHRMDGKTPVIALVESAVGIEEANNIAKAQGAFRLAFGSGDFRRDTGMAATAEAMAYPRAKLVVASRVGNLPGPIDGPTVGTNHPILREQTAITVMMGMTGKLCLAIDQTAIINEVISPTPSDVAWATDFMADFEANGRVIRDGSDLPRLGRAEKIMKLAVAFGVQPAL; translated from the coding sequence ATGACGTCTACCACCGCCACCGAGATCTTACGGCCTGAGCGCCACATCCCCGCAGAGATAGCCCGCTCATGGCTTCTGGTTAACGCGATGAAAACCGAGCTTTTTGACCAGTCTGCCGTTTCCCGGGCAGACTCGATCATCCTCGACATCGAAGACGCCGTGGACCCGTCGCAGAAGGACCACGCGCGCGGCAATGTTGTTGATTGGCTTTCTGCCGGCGGCAAGGCCTGGGTCCGGATCAACGACGCCACCAGCCGGTTCTGGGCTGATGACCTCGCCGGACTGCGCGGAACTCCCGGTCTTCTCGGCGTGATGCTCGCCAAGACCGAGTCCGCTGACCAGGTGACCGAGAGCTACCACCGCATGGACGGCAAGACCCCCGTGATTGCGCTGGTGGAATCAGCCGTGGGCATCGAGGAAGCCAACAACATCGCCAAGGCCCAGGGTGCATTCCGCCTCGCCTTCGGCTCCGGGGACTTCCGCCGCGACACCGGCATGGCCGCCACGGCCGAAGCCATGGCTTACCCGCGCGCCAAACTGGTGGTGGCCAGCCGGGTCGGCAACCTGCCGGGACCCATCGACGGCCCCACCGTCGGCACCAACCACCCCATCCTGCGTGAGCAGACCGCCATCACAGTCATGATGGGCATGACCGGCAAGCTGTGCCTGGCGATTGACCAGACGGCAATCATCAACGAGGTCATCAGCCCCACGCCGTCCGACGTTGCCTGGGCCACGGACTTCATGGCCGACTTCGAAGCCAACGGCCGGGTCATCCGCGACGGCTCCGACCTTCCCCGCCTGGGCCGCGCGGAGAAGATCATGAAGCTCGCCGTGGCGTTCGGCGTGCAGCCCGCCCTGTAG
- a CDS encoding aldo/keto reductase, producing the protein MQELIYGCMGLGGSWSDEPHATGHVEEAAAAVDAALDAGITLFDHADIYRSGKSEAVFGEVLAATPGLRERIRLQTKCGIRLNERGLDTHYDLSRESIIERVDGSLKRLRTDYVDVLLLHRPDPLTDPAEVASAVGQLLADGKVRALGVSNMSGSQIEALQDRLEVPVVANQLEMSLLKRAWLESQVLVNHPESLDHGFPEGTLEYCSRNGVTLQAYGALARGLYTGGGPESPTAAETAAAGLVAELAGQYSTSGESVLLGWLMKHPAGIAPVIGSVNPARIRACADAGRVASAMTRAEWYGLWIAARGSKLP; encoded by the coding sequence ATGCAGGAGCTCATCTACGGCTGCATGGGCCTGGGCGGCAGCTGGTCCGACGAGCCGCACGCTACCGGCCATGTGGAGGAGGCGGCTGCCGCCGTCGACGCCGCGCTGGATGCAGGGATCACGCTGTTTGATCACGCCGACATCTACCGCAGCGGGAAGTCGGAGGCCGTGTTCGGCGAGGTGCTGGCGGCAACGCCGGGCCTGCGCGAACGCATCCGGCTACAGACCAAGTGCGGGATCCGGCTGAATGAACGGGGGCTTGACACCCACTATGACCTCAGCCGGGAGTCCATCATCGAGCGGGTGGACGGCAGCCTGAAGCGGTTGCGCACCGACTATGTTGACGTGCTCCTGCTGCACCGCCCGGACCCGCTGACCGACCCGGCGGAGGTGGCGTCCGCCGTCGGGCAATTGCTGGCCGACGGCAAGGTGCGTGCGCTGGGCGTGTCCAACATGTCCGGATCCCAGATCGAGGCGCTGCAGGACCGGCTGGAGGTACCAGTGGTGGCCAACCAGCTGGAAATGAGCCTGCTGAAGCGGGCCTGGCTGGAGAGCCAGGTGCTGGTGAACCATCCGGAGTCGCTGGATCACGGCTTTCCCGAGGGAACACTGGAGTACTGCAGCCGGAACGGTGTGACCCTGCAGGCGTACGGCGCGCTGGCCCGCGGGCTCTACACCGGCGGCGGACCGGAGAGCCCGACGGCGGCTGAGACTGCCGCCGCTGGGCTGGTGGCGGAGCTGGCCGGGCAGTACAGCACGTCGGGGGAGTCGGTCCTGCTGGGCTGGCTGATGAAGCATCCTGCCGGGATCGCGCCGGTCATCGGGTCGGTCAATCCCGCCAGGATCAGGGCCTGTGCCGATGCCGGCCGGGTGGCTTCGGCCATGACCCGCGCGGAGTGGTACGGGCTGTGGATCGCTGCGCGGGGCAGCAAGCTTCCCTGA
- a CDS encoding glycoside hydrolase family 13 protein, with translation MSTTATLATVTDSDRLADPNWWRQASVYQIYPRSFADSNGDGLGDIKGITAKVPYLKSLGIDAVWLSPFYPSALADGGYDVDDYRDVDPKLGTLADFDEMAAALHAAGIKLIADIVPNHSSNRHEWFKEALAAPKGSAARDRYIFRDGKGPDGEFPPSDWDSVFGGPAWERITEPDGTPGQWYMHIFAKEQPDLNWANREIRDDFLKTLRFWSDRGVDGFRVDVAHALTKDLTEPLLSKVELTAANTGTDGFADGSHPFWDRDDVHEIYTEWREVFNEYNPPRTAVAEAWVHATRRPRYASPAGLGQAFNFDLLQADFDAEDFREIITRNLAEAAATGASSTWVFSNHDVVRHATRYGLPRFSADKGAKGKHAKGQDGKSWLLAGGPREDLDMELGERRARAATLLMLAVPGSAYLYQGEELGLHEVAEIPETQRQDPTFFRNKGVDIGRDGCRVPLPWKADGSSFGFGDGVAHLPQPAWFSQYAVEAQDGTAGSTLELYRSALKLRRELQGEEQLEWIETGNPEVLHFRRPGGWQSVTNFGDTAVELPAGTVLVTSAPLEEGKLGANSTAWLR, from the coding sequence TTGTCCACCACTGCCACCCTGGCAACCGTGACCGATTCTGACCGCCTCGCCGACCCGAACTGGTGGCGCCAGGCCTCTGTCTACCAGATCTATCCGCGCAGCTTCGCCGATTCCAACGGCGACGGCCTGGGGGATATCAAGGGCATCACAGCTAAGGTCCCGTATCTGAAATCGCTGGGAATCGACGCCGTCTGGCTGAGTCCGTTCTACCCGTCCGCCCTGGCCGACGGCGGCTACGACGTGGACGATTACCGCGACGTTGACCCCAAGCTGGGCACCCTCGCCGACTTCGACGAGATGGCTGCTGCACTCCACGCCGCCGGCATCAAGCTGATTGCCGACATCGTCCCTAACCACTCCTCCAACCGGCACGAGTGGTTCAAGGAAGCCCTGGCTGCGCCGAAGGGTTCCGCAGCCCGTGACCGCTACATCTTCCGCGACGGCAAGGGCCCGGACGGCGAGTTCCCGCCGTCGGACTGGGACTCCGTCTTCGGCGGCCCTGCCTGGGAGCGCATCACCGAGCCGGACGGCACACCCGGCCAGTGGTACATGCACATCTTCGCCAAGGAGCAGCCTGACCTGAACTGGGCCAACCGGGAGATCCGGGACGACTTCCTGAAGACCCTGCGCTTTTGGTCGGACCGCGGTGTGGACGGCTTCCGCGTGGACGTTGCCCATGCTCTCACGAAGGACCTCACCGAGCCGCTGCTGTCCAAGGTGGAGCTGACCGCGGCAAACACCGGTACCGACGGGTTCGCCGACGGCTCACACCCGTTCTGGGACCGCGACGACGTCCACGAGATCTACACGGAGTGGCGCGAAGTCTTCAACGAGTACAACCCGCCGCGCACTGCCGTGGCGGAGGCCTGGGTGCACGCAACCCGTCGTCCCCGCTACGCCAGCCCCGCCGGCCTGGGCCAGGCCTTCAACTTCGACCTGCTGCAGGCCGACTTTGACGCAGAGGATTTCCGCGAAATCATCACCCGGAACCTGGCCGAGGCTGCCGCCACCGGAGCATCCTCCACGTGGGTTTTCTCCAACCACGACGTCGTCCGGCACGCCACCCGCTACGGCCTGCCCCGGTTCTCCGCAGACAAGGGAGCCAAGGGAAAGCACGCCAAGGGCCAGGACGGGAAGTCATGGCTCCTGGCCGGCGGTCCCCGGGAGGACCTGGACATGGAGCTTGGCGAGCGCCGTGCCCGGGCGGCCACGCTGCTGATGCTCGCCGTCCCAGGCTCTGCCTACCTGTACCAGGGCGAGGAATTGGGCCTGCACGAGGTTGCCGAAATTCCGGAGACCCAGCGTCAGGACCCCACCTTCTTCCGGAACAAGGGCGTGGACATAGGGCGCGACGGCTGCCGTGTGCCGCTGCCGTGGAAGGCTGACGGAAGCTCCTTCGGTTTCGGCGACGGCGTTGCCCACCTGCCGCAGCCCGCATGGTTCAGCCAGTACGCTGTCGAGGCGCAGGACGGCACCGCAGGCTCCACCCTTGAGCTGTACCGTTCCGCCCTGAAGCTGCGCCGCGAACTCCAGGGGGAGGAGCAGCTGGAATGGATCGAGACCGGCAACCCCGAGGTCCTGCACTTCCGCCGCCCCGGCGGCTGGCAGTCCGTTACCAACTTCGGGGACACCGCCGTCGAGCTTCCGGCCGGTACCGTGCTGGTGACCAGCGCGCCGCTGGAAGAGGGCAAGCTGGGGGCGAACAGCACCGCATGGCTTCGCTGA
- a CDS encoding ROK family protein, with translation MKEAGAATPQLLRRVNANAVLAFLRSTEVATGTDLMASTGLTRATVIAVCEDLLRRGWISETGLSREVSSQKGRPARRFELNPRAGFVLGIDIGAATTTAAVADLRGTIVGKASRSFRSAAIPADERINVVDQACRAALQVAGTTPETVLAVTAGLAAPVDREGNVLVTQHFWRLFDVGLRSALKELHGWTVLLENDANLAALGERWRGSGMGVDDLVVLLASERMGAGIIESGRLLHGNCGAAGEMGYLDMVEGVGSSAGIALLAREWFAEHGTPPLEAREVFAAAAAGEAAAVAVLDRLSERLARIIATVAILVNPEQVVIGGAVAESAGALLPRVEALLPRFTATVPRVTASPLGDSIVTMGAVRCALDYVEANALDLELAAPA, from the coding sequence ATGAAGGAAGCTGGCGCAGCCACCCCGCAACTGCTGCGGCGGGTTAATGCCAACGCCGTCCTGGCCTTCCTCCGAAGCACAGAGGTTGCCACCGGAACTGACCTGATGGCATCGACCGGACTGACCCGGGCCACTGTCATAGCGGTGTGTGAGGACCTGCTCCGGCGCGGCTGGATCAGCGAGACCGGCCTCTCCCGCGAGGTCTCTTCCCAGAAGGGCCGTCCTGCCCGGCGGTTCGAGCTAAACCCGCGGGCCGGCTTTGTCCTGGGCATCGATATCGGCGCCGCCACCACCACTGCTGCTGTAGCCGACCTTCGCGGAACCATTGTGGGGAAAGCGAGCCGGAGCTTCCGCAGCGCCGCTATTCCGGCCGACGAGCGGATCAACGTTGTTGACCAGGCCTGCCGTGCCGCGCTGCAAGTTGCCGGCACCACGCCGGAAACAGTGCTGGCCGTGACAGCGGGACTTGCCGCCCCGGTGGACCGGGAAGGCAATGTCCTGGTGACCCAGCATTTCTGGCGGCTGTTCGACGTCGGCCTCCGGTCTGCGCTCAAGGAACTGCACGGGTGGACGGTGCTCCTGGAGAACGACGCCAACCTGGCGGCCCTCGGCGAGCGCTGGCGCGGCTCCGGCATGGGAGTTGATGACCTGGTGGTCCTGCTCGCCAGCGAACGGATGGGCGCGGGAATCATCGAATCGGGCCGGCTGCTGCATGGGAATTGCGGAGCCGCCGGCGAGATGGGCTACCTGGACATGGTTGAGGGCGTGGGAAGCTCAGCAGGTATTGCACTGCTGGCGCGGGAATGGTTCGCGGAGCACGGCACTCCCCCGCTGGAGGCGCGGGAGGTCTTCGCCGCCGCCGCGGCGGGCGAAGCTGCCGCAGTGGCGGTCCTGGACAGGCTTTCGGAACGGCTGGCCCGGATCATCGCCACGGTTGCCATCCTGGTCAACCCGGAACAGGTGGTGATTGGGGGCGCCGTCGCAGAATCGGCCGGGGCGCTGCTGCCCCGGGTCGAAGCCTTGCTGCCCCGCTTCACGGCCACGGTTCCGCGGGTCACGGCGTCACCCCTGGGGGACTCGATCGTGACCATGGGCGCCGTGCGTTGCGCCCTCGACTACGTGGAGGCCAACGCCCTGGACCTGGAACTTGCGGCGCCGGCCTGA
- a CDS encoding SDR family oxidoreductase has product MTRIAIIGGHGKVALLLSTLLTDEGHSVTSFIRNPDHAGDVAATGATPSVLDVENATTAEIAEALRNHDAVVWSAGAGGGNPERTYAVDRDAAIRSMDAAAEAGVGRYIMVSYLGAGPNHGVPAENSFHAYAEAKAAADEYLRGTQLAWTILGPGSLTDKPGTGRIDVDPSGQGSRETSRGNTAIVAAAVLDLPDTAGRTIEFRDGTLPVAAALQPS; this is encoded by the coding sequence ATGACCCGGATCGCAATCATCGGCGGCCACGGAAAAGTGGCCCTCCTTCTGTCAACCCTCCTCACGGACGAAGGCCACAGCGTGACGTCCTTCATCCGCAACCCGGACCATGCCGGCGATGTGGCGGCAACGGGCGCAACGCCGTCGGTACTGGATGTTGAAAACGCCACGACGGCGGAAATCGCCGAGGCGCTCCGGAACCACGACGCCGTGGTCTGGTCCGCCGGTGCGGGAGGAGGGAATCCTGAACGCACCTATGCCGTGGACCGGGACGCCGCGATCCGCTCGATGGATGCGGCGGCGGAGGCCGGCGTCGGGCGGTACATCATGGTGTCCTATCTGGGGGCAGGCCCGAACCACGGCGTCCCGGCCGAAAACAGCTTCCACGCCTACGCCGAGGCCAAGGCGGCGGCCGATGAGTACCTGCGCGGCACGCAGCTGGCGTGGACCATCCTGGGCCCCGGCTCACTGACGGATAAGCCGGGGACCGGCCGGATCGACGTCGACCCATCAGGGCAGGGGAGCAGGGAGACCTCGCGCGGCAATACGGCAATTGTGGCGGCGGCAGTGCTGGACCTGCCGGACACCGCGGGCCGGACCATCGAGTTCCGGGACGGGACCCTGCCGGTGGCCGCCGCCCTGCAGCCGAGCTAG
- a CDS encoding dihydrofolate reductase family protein: MALLTYTGITSLDGYTADREGNFSWSQPDEEVHTFVNELERKVGTYLLGRRMYEVMSVWDTLGSNADEPDVIQDYASIWRAADKIVYSTTLTAPSTARTRIEPAFNPEEIRRLKETSSREIGVGGANLAASALSAGLVDECRLLVSPVVVGGGKQYLPDGLALRLELLEERRFGNGVVYLRYRTLA; this comes from the coding sequence ATGGCACTGCTGACCTACACAGGCATCACCTCGCTGGACGGATACACCGCGGACCGGGAGGGCAACTTCAGTTGGAGCCAGCCGGACGAAGAGGTCCACACGTTCGTCAACGAATTGGAGCGGAAGGTGGGCACCTACCTTCTTGGACGCCGCATGTATGAAGTCATGTCCGTGTGGGACACCCTCGGCAGCAACGCGGACGAGCCGGATGTTATCCAGGACTATGCCAGCATCTGGCGGGCGGCGGACAAGATCGTCTATTCCACCACCCTCACCGCCCCCTCCACAGCCCGCACCAGGATCGAGCCCGCCTTCAACCCAGAGGAAATCCGCCGGCTCAAGGAGACCAGCAGCCGCGAGATCGGCGTGGGCGGCGCCAACCTTGCGGCCTCCGCATTGTCCGCCGGACTGGTTGACGAATGCCGCCTCCTTGTCAGTCCCGTGGTGGTGGGCGGCGGCAAGCAGTACCTGCCGGACGGCCTGGCCCTCAGGCTTGAGCTCCTCGAAGAGCGCAGGTTCGGCAACGGCGTGGTCTACCTCCGCTACCGCACCCTCGCCTGA
- a CDS encoding DUF309 domain-containing protein, producing MTGDRDRDASRRPRQARPRDALGRPLPCGSSGVEPVSEEPLPPAETLVSARSLVEAGRPFAAHEVLEARWKAGPAQERNLWQGLAQICVGLTHAARGNSVGALRLFERGAARLEEYGSGEGPTYGLDLSAVVSCARDRMGIGR from the coding sequence ATGACCGGCGACAGGGACCGGGATGCTTCAAGGCGCCCGCGGCAGGCCCGGCCACGTGACGCTCTTGGACGGCCGCTGCCCTGCGGAAGCTCTGGCGTGGAGCCGGTCTCCGAGGAGCCGCTGCCACCGGCGGAGACGTTGGTCTCGGCCCGGAGCCTCGTGGAGGCGGGCCGGCCCTTCGCCGCGCATGAGGTACTGGAGGCCCGATGGAAAGCTGGGCCTGCCCAAGAACGCAACCTTTGGCAAGGTCTCGCCCAGATCTGTGTCGGGCTCACCCACGCCGCGCGGGGGAACAGTGTTGGTGCCCTCCGGCTCTTCGAGCGGGGTGCGGCCCGGCTCGAGGAGTACGGTTCAGGCGAAGGGCCGACCTATGGGCTCGATTTGTCCGCCGTTGTGAGTTGCGCGCGTGATCGGATGGGCATCGGCCGCTGA
- a CDS encoding DUF1801 domain-containing protein, whose translation MFTKKGDAAVLSKLSEAPAQYREIGEALHRIIRESAPSLEPIVRWGLPFYVKDGKDICYIKPDKDFIAFGFGEVVNPAREEGAHMHPVAWTITSLDAATEAKIRVLVEKAAA comes from the coding sequence ATGTTCACGAAGAAGGGTGACGCGGCTGTTCTCTCCAAGCTCAGCGAAGCGCCCGCACAATACCGGGAGATTGGGGAAGCCCTGCATCGAATCATCCGGGAGAGCGCGCCCTCGCTGGAGCCGATCGTCCGATGGGGACTCCCGTTCTACGTCAAGGACGGCAAGGACATCTGCTACATCAAACCGGATAAGGACTTCATCGCGTTCGGCTTTGGCGAAGTTGTGAACCCTGCCCGCGAGGAGGGCGCCCACATGCACCCGGTCGCATGGACTATCACGTCGTTGGATGCTGCCACGGAGGCCAAGATTCGCGTGCTCGTCGAGAAGGCGGCTGCCTGA
- a CDS encoding GNAT family N-acetyltransferase: MTINFDVRRAEPMDAPSMARVHVDTWRETYRGLMSDAVLDDPTLLSWREKFWTAALTDPRYSQNSVAVASHEGTLIGIAMSGPSLDDAEEPRQLYLLYTYAAFHGSGVGAALLNAVLDSTAPAALWVADPNPRAQAFYQKNGFVADGAVKTEDDVRSFRMVRRAQATIDR; this comes from the coding sequence ATGACGATCAACTTTGACGTGCGCCGCGCTGAGCCGATGGACGCGCCAAGCATGGCGAGAGTTCACGTGGACACGTGGCGCGAGACCTACCGCGGACTGATGAGCGATGCTGTGCTGGACGATCCCACGCTCCTAAGCTGGCGCGAGAAATTCTGGACCGCTGCGCTGACCGATCCAAGGTACAGCCAGAACAGCGTGGCCGTCGCTTCGCATGAAGGCACGCTGATCGGCATTGCAATGTCTGGCCCCTCCCTTGATGACGCCGAAGAGCCGCGGCAGTTGTATCTCCTCTACACCTACGCGGCGTTCCACGGTTCCGGGGTAGGCGCGGCGCTCCTCAATGCAGTCCTCGACAGCACCGCGCCTGCTGCCCTCTGGGTGGCCGATCCCAACCCCCGTGCCCAGGCCTTCTATCAAAAGAACGGCTTTGTCGCTGACGGGGCGGTGAAAACCGAAGACGATGTGCGGTCTTTTCGAATGGTCCGAAGAGCTCAAGCCACAATCGACCGCTAA
- a CDS encoding acyltransferase family protein, producing MEKPRVSTNPAPRAAVPGRVAGPSHVTSDHVSPDHPRPEASGRDRYLDLLRAIALVRIMAYHTFSGVAWLTLIFPSMGVMFALAGSLMARSLERPAFGVLKNRTRRLLLPLWIYSGTVLLLLLGQGWSPDQEEGRSWPEIVFWFIPLGGAPYPGSSGSEEGLEDIFWAHEAGVILWYIRAYFWFMLLSPLLLAAFRRLPWVTLAAPLGILVPIVFGWVTLPAWAETGVSDFATYGSCWVLGFAHYSGMLRRIPRWVVFSAGPAMMALGLLWAGPHLEEEAWDMNNIWGANGLYALGFCAMLLRISPSWKSMPRPIRLLDRPVTLINNRAVTVYLWHTLLLSAMYIIVDTLWANNQIGDAIPWLLESEWTLFAGIWLLLAVVFLTIGWVEDVAARRAPRLWPDK from the coding sequence ATGGAGAAACCCAGAGTCAGCACAAATCCCGCACCGCGGGCTGCCGTGCCTGGACGCGTTGCCGGACCGAGCCATGTCACCTCAGACCATGTCAGCCCAGACCATCCCCGGCCCGAGGCTTCCGGACGAGACCGGTACTTGGACCTGCTGCGGGCGATCGCCCTGGTCCGGATCATGGCCTACCATACCTTCAGCGGTGTAGCGTGGCTGACGCTGATCTTCCCTTCCATGGGCGTTATGTTCGCCCTCGCAGGTTCCCTCATGGCGCGCTCCCTCGAGCGGCCAGCCTTCGGTGTTCTGAAGAACCGGACTCGTCGGCTGTTACTGCCCCTGTGGATTTACAGCGGCACAGTTCTGCTGCTTCTGCTCGGGCAGGGCTGGAGTCCGGACCAGGAGGAGGGCCGCTCCTGGCCCGAGATCGTTTTCTGGTTCATCCCGCTCGGGGGCGCGCCGTACCCAGGCAGCAGTGGTTCCGAGGAAGGCCTGGAGGACATCTTCTGGGCTCACGAGGCTGGAGTCATCCTCTGGTACATTCGTGCCTACTTCTGGTTCATGCTTTTGTCTCCCCTGCTGCTCGCGGCGTTCCGCCGGCTGCCATGGGTTACGCTGGCGGCGCCCCTCGGAATCCTGGTGCCCATCGTCTTCGGTTGGGTGACGCTTCCGGCCTGGGCCGAGACTGGCGTCAGCGACTTCGCCACCTACGGCTCCTGCTGGGTTCTCGGCTTCGCCCACTACTCCGGCATGCTGCGCAGGATCCCGCGATGGGTGGTTTTCTCAGCCGGGCCGGCGATGATGGCCCTCGGCCTCCTCTGGGCCGGACCCCACCTTGAGGAGGAGGCCTGGGACATGAACAACATCTGGGGGGCAAATGGCCTGTATGCCCTCGGCTTCTGCGCGATGCTCCTGCGGATCTCGCCATCCTGGAAGTCGATGCCCCGGCCGATTAGGCTCCTCGACAGGCCAGTCACGCTTATCAACAACAGGGCAGTCACCGTCTATCTCTGGCATACCCTGCTGCTTTCGGCCATGTACATCATCGTCGACACGCTCTGGGCCAACAACCAGATTGGCGACGCCATACCTTGGCTGCTGGAAAGCGAGTGGACCCTGTTCGCCGGCATCTGGCTGCTCCTTGCCGTCGTGTTCCTCACTATCGGCTGGGTCGAGGACGTGGCCGCCAGGCGGGCTCCGCGGCTCTGGCCGGACAAATAG
- a CDS encoding LysM peptidoglycan-binding domain-containing protein: MGFLDDLKKNLGLGEKEAESQPQAVPAAEANVTSSANSDEGTGAGPVDAAAVAPAETSATETMPQQDAAARAEAQRQAADDSAAAQQAAAAQAAADAVVNRQPDSQPLDVPPVAEAVVEPVAEPVLAEPVLAEPVLTEPVGLDGATTVSEVVVEPGDTLHGIAIQYGVDLDELIAANTDTVPNPDHIYPGQVLRLP; encoded by the coding sequence ATGGGATTTCTTGACGATCTGAAGAAGAACCTCGGCCTCGGGGAGAAGGAAGCGGAGAGCCAGCCTCAGGCCGTTCCAGCGGCTGAGGCCAATGTCACAAGCAGCGCCAACAGCGATGAAGGGACGGGGGCTGGTCCAGTTGACGCAGCTGCCGTCGCGCCAGCAGAGACGTCGGCGACTGAAACTATGCCGCAGCAGGACGCTGCCGCCCGTGCAGAGGCCCAGCGCCAGGCTGCCGACGACTCGGCTGCCGCCCAGCAGGCTGCCGCCGCCCAGGCCGCTGCTGACGCCGTGGTGAACCGGCAGCCCGACTCCCAGCCCTTGGATGTGCCTCCGGTTGCCGAAGCCGTCGTAGAGCCGGTGGCCGAACCTGTGTTGGCGGAGCCGGTTCTGGCCGAACCCGTGCTGACTGAGCCTGTTGGCCTGGACGGGGCAACAACCGTTTCCGAGGTGGTGGTTGAGCCGGGAGACACCCTGCACGGCATCGCCATTCAGTACGGCGTGGACCTGGACGAGCTGATCGCCGCCAACACGGACACGGTCCCGAATCCGGACCATATCTACCCCGGGCAGGTGCTCCGGCTGCCCTAG